The following proteins come from a genomic window of Gimesia chilikensis:
- the leuS gene encoding leucine--tRNA ligase: MPRYDAKRIETKWQAYWDQHETFKTGDFVEGKDKLYVLDMFPYPSGDGLHVGHPEGYTATDIVCRHARMQGKQVLHPMGWDAFGLPAEQHAIKTGTPPRITTQKNIDTFRRQLKMLGFSYDWSREFSTTDPDYFRWTQWIFLQLFDSWFDSECKWTGPDGKERTGRARPISELPIPEKVQAAGAEAVRRYQDRQRLAYQHEAPVNWCPKLGTVLANEEIIDGKSERGGHPVERVPLRQWMLRITKYGDRLVDGLEGLDWSDSIKSLQTNWIGRSEGAEVDFFIGSGEASEDLDAAFFAWKTRRSGEGFPEDQEADVLRVYTTRPDTLYGATYMVLAPEHPFVDRLTSDEQKAAVDTYRKQAALKSDLDRTDLAKEKTGVFTGSYAVNPVNGARVPVWIADYVLSSYGTGAIMAVPAHDLRDWEFAVEFDLPIIAVVEPPADYTPSKDEQALEAEIDGQKRTPFSGFGTAINSGAFDGTPTADFKKQITADLVSQGVGKGAVNYRLRDWLFSRQHFWGEPFPIWHELDADGNITGLMRAEAAENLPVELPELKEFKPTGTPEPPLSVAPEEWLYKTDADGTRLMREVNSMPQWAGSCWYYLRYADPKNGERFIDPEIEKQWLPVDLYIGGGEHAVLHLLYARFWHQVLFDRGYVTCPEPFQKLVNQGMILGDVELTGFQKADGSWISAKDVEESDESDTKWAIKNSGEPATPIKLESEQVEKAGEDFVLVGEPEIFVNSRAHKMSKSRGNVVNPDFVVDEYGADSLRMYEMFMGPLEATKPWSMSGVDGVCRFLGRVWRLIIDERAEELQLNESVTDADPSEEQLRILHKTIKAVSADIEKLSFNTAISRMMEFVNAMGQQKTRSRSVLSDFLLLLSPFAPHIAEELWSILGHTESLAYADWPQYDEALLQESVVEVPVQVNGKLRSKISVAADADQAAMQQAAEQDETIAKYLEGKTIVKAVVIPGRLINFVVK; encoded by the coding sequence ATGCCTCGCTATGACGCCAAGCGGATTGAAACCAAATGGCAAGCCTATTGGGACCAGCACGAAACCTTCAAAACGGGAGACTTTGTTGAAGGGAAAGACAAGCTGTATGTTCTCGATATGTTTCCCTATCCGTCGGGCGATGGCTTGCACGTGGGGCATCCAGAAGGTTACACCGCTACCGATATCGTCTGTCGTCATGCCCGCATGCAGGGGAAGCAGGTCTTGCACCCGATGGGCTGGGACGCCTTCGGCTTGCCCGCGGAGCAGCATGCGATCAAAACCGGTACCCCGCCGCGGATCACCACGCAGAAAAACATCGATACCTTCCGCCGCCAGTTGAAGATGCTCGGCTTCAGTTACGACTGGAGTCGTGAGTTCTCGACGACCGATCCCGATTACTTCCGCTGGACGCAGTGGATCTTCCTCCAGTTGTTCGATTCCTGGTTCGACAGTGAATGCAAGTGGACCGGGCCGGATGGGAAAGAACGCACGGGGCGGGCTCGCCCCATCAGCGAATTGCCGATTCCTGAAAAAGTGCAGGCCGCGGGAGCAGAAGCGGTCCGCCGCTACCAGGATCGTCAGCGCCTCGCTTACCAGCATGAAGCACCGGTTAACTGGTGCCCGAAATTGGGAACCGTGTTGGCGAATGAAGAGATCATCGATGGCAAGAGCGAGCGGGGCGGCCATCCGGTCGAGCGGGTTCCCTTGCGGCAGTGGATGTTGCGGATCACCAAATACGGCGATCGTCTCGTGGACGGGCTCGAAGGTCTCGACTGGTCCGATTCGATCAAGTCGCTTCAGACCAACTGGATTGGCCGCAGTGAAGGGGCCGAGGTCGATTTCTTTATCGGCTCGGGAGAGGCCAGCGAGGATCTCGACGCCGCGTTCTTTGCCTGGAAGACCCGACGCAGTGGCGAGGGCTTCCCCGAAGATCAGGAAGCCGACGTGTTGCGGGTTTACACGACCCGACCGGACACGTTGTACGGAGCCACCTACATGGTGTTGGCGCCCGAGCATCCGTTCGTGGATCGTTTGACCTCCGACGAACAGAAGGCAGCGGTCGACACCTATCGCAAACAGGCGGCCCTCAAGAGTGATCTCGACCGAACCGATCTCGCCAAGGAGAAGACAGGCGTCTTTACCGGCAGCTATGCGGTCAACCCGGTCAACGGGGCGCGGGTGCCGGTCTGGATTGCGGACTACGTCTTGAGCAGTTACGGCACCGGTGCGATCATGGCGGTTCCCGCGCATGACTTGCGCGACTGGGAATTCGCAGTGGAATTTGATTTGCCGATCATCGCAGTTGTCGAACCGCCTGCGGATTACACTCCTTCCAAAGACGAACAGGCGCTCGAAGCCGAAATCGACGGTCAGAAACGCACGCCGTTCTCCGGGTTCGGAACCGCGATTAATTCGGGGGCCTTTGATGGCACGCCGACGGCTGACTTCAAGAAACAGATTACCGCGGACCTCGTCAGTCAGGGTGTGGGCAAAGGGGCCGTCAATTACCGGTTGCGGGACTGGCTCTTCAGTCGTCAGCACTTCTGGGGCGAGCCGTTTCCGATCTGGCATGAACTCGATGCGGACGGCAACATCACCGGTTTGATGCGGGCCGAGGCGGCGGAGAATTTGCCCGTCGAACTTCCCGAGTTGAAAGAATTCAAGCCGACGGGAACGCCGGAACCGCCGTTGTCTGTTGCCCCTGAAGAGTGGTTGTACAAAACCGACGCGGACGGTACGCGCTTGATGCGGGAAGTCAACAGCATGCCGCAATGGGCGGGATCCTGCTGGTACTATTTGCGGTATGCCGATCCGAAAAACGGGGAGCGGTTTATCGATCCCGAGATTGAAAAGCAGTGGTTGCCCGTCGATCTCTACATCGGCGGTGGTGAGCACGCGGTGTTGCACTTGCTCTATGCCCGTTTCTGGCATCAGGTGTTGTTCGACCGCGGTTATGTGACTTGCCCCGAACCGTTCCAGAAGCTCGTAAACCAGGGGATGATTCTCGGCGATGTCGAGTTGACCGGCTTCCAGAAAGCCGACGGCTCCTGGATCTCCGCGAAAGACGTGGAAGAATCGGATGAGTCCGACACAAAATGGGCCATTAAGAACTCAGGTGAACCAGCCACGCCGATCAAACTCGAATCGGAACAGGTAGAAAAAGCGGGCGAAGATTTCGTGCTCGTGGGTGAACCGGAGATCTTCGTCAACAGCCGCGCGCATAAGATGTCGAAGTCGCGAGGCAATGTGGTTAATCCCGACTTTGTGGTGGACGAGTACGGTGCCGACTCGTTGCGGATGTACGAAATGTTTATGGGGCCGCTCGAAGCGACCAAGCCCTGGAGCATGAGCGGCGTGGACGGCGTCTGTCGTTTCCTCGGTCGCGTCTGGCGATTGATCATCGACGAACGTGCCGAAGAGTTGCAGTTGAACGAGAGCGTGACCGACGCAGATCCTTCGGAAGAGCAGTTGCGGATTTTGCACAAGACCATCAAGGCGGTGTCCGCAGATATCGAGAAGCTCTCGTTCAATACGGCGATCAGCCGCATGATGGAATTCGTGAATGCGATGGGGCAGCAGAAGACGCGTTCGCGTTCGGTGCTCTCTGATTTCCTCCTGTTGCTCTCCCCGTTCGCACCGCACATCGCCGAGGAACTCTGGAGCATCCTCGGTCATACCGAGTCGCTGGCTTACGCCGACTGGCCGCAGTATGACGAAGCGTTGCTGCAGGAATCGGTGGTCGAAGTGCCGGTGCAGGTGAATGGAAAATTGCGATCCAAGATCTCAGTAGCCGCCGATGCGGACCAGGCAGCGATGCAACAGGCCGCGGAGCAGGACGAGACCATCGCCAAATACCTGGAAGGCAAGACGATCGTCAAAGCGGTTGTCATTCCCGGCCGGTTGATCAACTTTGTTGTGAAGTAA
- a CDS encoding ankyrin repeat domain-containing protein, which translates to MNLVEYVKSGNADLVKSYFDANTSINRDELSWALLHSMCGESTLFENSKPEDSTITEILLENGAEPDYILKYKLSPLLAAIEYYQPEKVKLLISFGADVNIPDKDGNLPLKYAVGSEFDFADQMSVPIKMDISRILFEAGADPNLKDGGDQSALEYAVELGYEVAIELFKKK; encoded by the coding sequence GTGAACCTTGTAGAGTATGTTAAATCTGGAAATGCAGATTTAGTCAAATCCTATTTCGATGCAAATACGTCAATAAATCGAGATGAATTATCTTGGGCTTTATTACACTCTATGTGTGGGGAAAGTACTCTTTTTGAGAATTCGAAGCCAGAGGATTCTACGATTACAGAAATACTTCTTGAAAATGGAGCCGAGCCTGATTACATCCTTAAGTACAAACTCTCACCTTTATTGGCTGCGATTGAGTATTATCAACCTGAAAAGGTTAAACTACTCATCTCTTTTGGAGCAGATGTTAATATTCCAGACAAAGATGGAAATCTTCCGCTTAAATATGCGGTAGGAAGTGAGTTTGATTTTGCCGATCAGATGTCTGTGCCTATTAAAATGGATATCTCCAGAATTTTATTTGAGGCAGGCGCTGACCCAAACCTTAAAGATGGTGGTGACCAATCCGCCTTAGAGTATGCTGTCGAGTTGGGATATGAAGTTGCAATTGAGCTTTTTAAGAAAAAATAG
- a CDS encoding DUF4303 domain-containing protein gives MLEGLADLFETEIRTTCRRYDELAPQDPLIGIGLMCDDGISSFASYLLSASMLPAEAAADFRFNPLDWEPCSEIRELAEVNLRLQQVKSEVDDSNFPQYARRVFDACIEALARLNLHDRYGSELFITMGGVDPTDLLEHEEYRFVERVNRPATYEAWLRDYA, from the coding sequence ATGCTTGAGGGGCTGGCGGACCTGTTTGAAACTGAGATCAGAACGACATGCCGACGGTATGATGAGCTGGCCCCTCAGGACCCGCTGATCGGCATCGGTCTGATGTGTGACGACGGGATCAGCAGTTTTGCCTCGTACCTTCTGTCCGCATCAATGCTCCCAGCAGAGGCGGCAGCGGATTTCCGGTTTAATCCGCTGGACTGGGAACCCTGCAGCGAGATACGAGAGTTGGCCGAGGTCAATCTGCGCCTGCAACAGGTTAAGAGTGAAGTCGATGATTCGAATTTTCCACAATACGCGCGTCGTGTATTTGACGCCTGTATTGAAGCACTGGCTCGACTGAATTTACACGATCGATACGGCTCGGAATTGTTCATTACCATGGGCGGCGTTGATCCGACAGACCTTCTGGAGCACGAGGAATACCGCTTTGTGGAACGGGTGAATCGTCCTGCTACTTATGAGGCCTGGCTGCGTGATTACGCCTAG
- a CDS encoding immunity 22 family protein yields the protein MTEKRGVLSLWVFRKIREDLDDSILEEEFGVDDYNEELLELGGSDDWEETPLRDVLSEISLSESWSDQAVEKASKLGITKCRKAFIILNYNYNPKVVTKLPDDPVFIGSFKFNY from the coding sequence ATGACAGAAAAACGTGGTGTCTTGTCGCTGTGGGTATTCAGGAAAATACGAGAAGACTTGGATGACTCAATTCTGGAAGAAGAATTTGGAGTTGATGATTATAATGAAGAATTGCTTGAACTCGGAGGTTCGGACGATTGGGAAGAGACACCACTTCGAGATGTTCTGTCAGAGATCTCTCTATCCGAGAGCTGGTCAGACCAGGCTGTTGAGAAGGCAAGTAAACTCGGTATCACAAAATGCCGAAAGGCATTCATAATCCTCAATTATAACTACAACCCCAAAGTTGTTACCAAGCTACCCGATGATCCTGTTTTCATTGGATCTTTCAAGTTCAATTATTAA
- a CDS encoding DUF1963 domain-containing protein has protein sequence MQQTKIKGASPDVIRADRSEQEIAAQSFNPQQSRQKQGPQQGRRSLLSHPLRLPLSVIGGVMNNHRQYIESHFPERVDELVSQLVPCVLGETEPVDESEIAVCRSKFCGAPDLPPDFAWPMTKDGPCWFLGQLNFRDLAQFQLPHNLPETGLLSFFYHDAGGYPDDGKESVVFYFDDLTGFQRAKIVRDTRWGDDFHERHLYPRQFSFCQGYSLPEALFLNDRELREIAHQFNCDHADGTHQFFGIPLFHWELLSSYQMLASFGECSDEIIFSLPEQDLLALDFKHIEVDYLCT, from the coding sequence ATGCAGCAGACCAAAATAAAAGGGGCGAGCCCGGATGTAATCCGGGCCGATCGCAGCGAGCAGGAAATCGCAGCTCAATCGTTCAATCCACAACAAAGCCGCCAAAAACAGGGACCACAACAGGGACGCAGGTCGCTATTATCTCATCCATTAAGGTTACCCTTATCAGTAATCGGAGGCGTTATGAACAATCATCGACAATACATCGAATCACATTTCCCCGAACGGGTCGACGAACTGGTGTCGCAACTGGTACCCTGTGTGCTTGGCGAGACGGAACCTGTTGATGAATCTGAAATCGCAGTCTGTCGGTCCAAATTCTGCGGCGCCCCGGATCTGCCGCCCGATTTTGCATGGCCGATGACGAAGGATGGTCCCTGCTGGTTTCTGGGACAGTTGAATTTTCGTGATCTGGCACAATTTCAGTTGCCCCATAATTTACCAGAGACTGGCCTGTTGTCTTTTTTCTATCACGACGCCGGGGGTTACCCAGACGATGGCAAAGAATCCGTTGTTTTTTACTTTGACGATCTCACCGGGTTTCAACGTGCAAAGATCGTGCGCGATACTCGTTGGGGAGATGACTTTCATGAACGACATCTCTATCCACGACAATTCTCTTTTTGCCAGGGGTACTCGCTACCTGAAGCCTTATTCTTAAATGACAGAGAACTGAGAGAAATCGCTCATCAGTTCAACTGTGATCATGCGGATGGAACCCACCAGTTTTTCGGTATTCCGCTCTTCCACTGGGAGCTCTTGAGCAGTTACCAGATGCTCGCAAGTTTTGGTGAATGCTCTGATGAAATCATTTTTTCACTGCCGGAACAAGATCTTTTGGCTCTCGACTTCAAGCATATCGAAGTCGACTACCTTTGCACCTGA
- a CDS encoding immunity 22 family protein — translation MLIEKDNTVSVWMGNLTEAQLAEYVIDEDIETDGPLNKFASDMGEYYYDSELLGGNLLAAPVPTAELLRPLAYAETYSDAVVTAADKLGIKAANCVVTLLRQELQIEEWPTDSPLTFIGSFELQKLS, via the coding sequence ATGTTGATTGAAAAAGATAATACCGTTTCAGTATGGATGGGTAATTTAACGGAAGCTCAACTTGCCGAATACGTCATTGATGAGGATATCGAAACGGATGGCCCACTGAATAAGTTCGCGTCAGACATGGGCGAGTACTACTACGATAGTGAACTCCTGGGAGGCAATCTCCTTGCAGCTCCAGTCCCCACAGCCGAACTCCTGCGCCCCTTAGCTTATGCAGAAACCTATTCAGATGCCGTTGTTACTGCTGCTGATAAATTGGGAATTAAAGCAGCAAATTGTGTAGTCACGCTTTTGAGACAAGAGTTACAGATTGAAGAATGGCCCACAGATTCTCCTTTGACTTTTATTGGAAGCTTCGAGCTTCAGAAACTAAGTTGA
- a CDS encoding WD40 repeat domain-containing protein has product MNKQNGEVIRDIDLTRYKYSNYSNILLINNGQPVFVASCGPETIRVWNLETGETLNEFPTEGEISAAKLSPDQQFLLAGSGNIGILWNLKTGKVQQRFCSPIRIRTVEFNDDGSRFLTIGSGEFWYTPRVIVWETATVFPLLSIPRTALDADFVNDEILLNYPQGKVELWPLDRHEKAPPKEKWPTYQSSTDNRWWVTRNHWRLHVDSTQKTISLHGPLPDSPTIEIPTQTSLFAAAYHLPLAFSPSGRWLLTGKSGWGNPGQPSAIWDLKLGELKYHLKNIDYGSFHPTEDKVLLRDNELRIMDLTSGEVLQSLQREKGDSYFEGAFTSAQFSKAGKHVLISVGDWYDGNGGGILIWNLQTGKIERDYARSSKAVIYAGWNSDESKIVAALTPGNDGSAGIDEIRVIDARTGGSLQTRMFPDSGIGVGGVNPSGNLITATSYKLIRNKLPANGSTMQYTTSLLAIDDLEQHRADLPGQHLFWNRNGSIAGYIPSRGKLSFFDLEENETLYSRATSLSKWPGVLFHPGQLLIAGSPGPPRQSVETVSDSVGFEQTLTGDLEAELFLFYGSDDWLIKTKSGFVNGSPGGLRRATSRVPGTLQVSYGADFTDSITRPQAVGKALTQSLADDLNLKAELRKLPQHDIPNLAPTSKAKPQKYDDPTKRLKEISEQLKAAGAKIKQAQFSGITYVHLEGHPVTDDLIKQLRWAGNIDRLYLAETGITDQQLDEIGILKDVKRMSLWGNPITDAGLSELTAMWSLEVLDIHDTRITAAGLNQLRMLPDLKTLIIPANINVNELAPLKTQRPDLELLLR; this is encoded by the coding sequence TTGAATAAGCAGAATGGAGAAGTCATACGCGATATCGACCTCACCAGGTATAAATACTCTAATTATTCCAACATCCTGTTGATCAACAACGGGCAGCCAGTTTTCGTCGCTTCCTGCGGACCAGAAACGATTCGTGTCTGGAATCTGGAAACAGGCGAAACTCTTAACGAATTTCCGACAGAGGGAGAAATCAGCGCAGCGAAGCTCTCACCTGATCAACAATTCTTGTTAGCAGGTTCTGGTAACATTGGAATTCTGTGGAATTTAAAAACAGGGAAAGTACAACAGCGGTTCTGTTCTCCCATTAGAATTCGCACCGTTGAGTTCAACGACGATGGCAGCAGATTTCTCACCATAGGATCAGGCGAATTCTGGTACACACCGCGTGTGATCGTCTGGGAGACAGCGACGGTATTTCCCTTGCTCTCTATTCCACGAACTGCACTTGATGCCGACTTTGTGAATGATGAGATTTTGTTGAATTACCCCCAGGGAAAAGTGGAACTCTGGCCCTTGGATCGGCATGAAAAAGCCCCTCCCAAAGAGAAATGGCCGACCTATCAGTCATCAACAGACAATCGCTGGTGGGTCACAAGGAATCATTGGCGGTTGCACGTTGATTCGACGCAGAAAACCATAAGCCTGCATGGCCCGCTACCCGATTCTCCTACGATTGAGATCCCCACCCAGACGTCGTTGTTTGCGGCAGCATACCATCTTCCCCTGGCATTCTCGCCATCAGGTCGCTGGCTGCTGACAGGCAAATCAGGCTGGGGGAATCCGGGGCAACCCAGCGCCATCTGGGATCTGAAACTGGGGGAGTTGAAATATCATTTGAAGAATATCGACTATGGCTCTTTTCATCCCACTGAAGACAAAGTACTTCTTCGGGATAATGAATTAAGAATCATGGACCTGACCTCAGGCGAGGTCCTGCAATCACTGCAAAGAGAAAAAGGAGACTCTTACTTTGAAGGGGCATTCACGTCTGCTCAGTTTTCTAAAGCTGGGAAACACGTGCTTATCTCAGTGGGAGACTGGTATGACGGAAACGGTGGAGGGATTCTCATCTGGAATCTTCAGACTGGTAAAATTGAACGAGACTATGCCAGATCGAGCAAAGCAGTCATCTACGCCGGTTGGAACTCAGACGAATCGAAAATCGTCGCTGCACTGACACCAGGCAACGATGGAAGTGCCGGCATTGACGAGATCAGAGTAATCGATGCCAGGACTGGAGGGTCGCTGCAAACGAGGATGTTTCCTGATTCAGGAATCGGAGTCGGCGGCGTTAATCCGTCAGGGAATTTGATTACAGCAACTTCCTATAAGTTGATCAGAAACAAATTGCCAGCCAACGGTTCGACTATGCAATACACGACTTCTTTACTGGCAATTGACGATCTCGAACAACACCGCGCCGACTTACCCGGGCAACATCTCTTCTGGAACAGGAATGGCAGCATTGCCGGATACATTCCGAGTCGCGGCAAGCTGAGCTTCTTCGATCTGGAAGAAAATGAGACCCTTTACTCGCGTGCGACTTCGCTGAGCAAGTGGCCTGGAGTTCTCTTTCACCCCGGCCAACTTCTCATCGCAGGTTCACCAGGACCTCCACGTCAATCGGTGGAGACTGTCAGTGACTCTGTCGGCTTTGAACAGACTCTGACTGGTGATCTGGAGGCAGAATTGTTCCTCTTTTACGGCTCTGATGATTGGCTGATTAAAACGAAATCCGGATTCGTGAACGGATCGCCCGGTGGATTACGCCGCGCAACAAGTCGAGTCCCGGGGACGCTACAAGTCAGTTATGGAGCCGACTTCACTGATTCGATCACCAGGCCGCAGGCGGTCGGCAAAGCACTCACTCAATCGCTTGCGGACGACTTGAACCTGAAAGCAGAACTACGAAAGTTACCACAGCACGACATCCCCAATCTCGCCCCAACCTCCAAGGCAAAACCACAAAAGTATGACGACCCCACAAAACGGCTCAAAGAGATTTCAGAGCAACTGAAAGCCGCAGGAGCGAAAATCAAACAGGCTCAATTCAGCGGGATCACCTACGTGCATCTCGAAGGTCATCCGGTTACCGACGACCTCATCAAACAACTTCGCTGGGCTGGAAATATTGATCGCCTCTATCTGGCAGAGACCGGAATCACCGATCAACAACTCGATGAAATTGGGATTCTGAAGGATGTCAAAAGGATGTCGCTGTGGGGGAATCCAATTACCGACGCCGGTCTCTCAGAACTGACTGCCATGTGGAGTCTGGAAGTCCTGGACATTCATGATACCAGGATCACCGCAGCCGGTTTGAATCAGTTGCGAATGCTTCCGGATCTGAAAACGCTCATCATCCCAGCGAACATCAATGTAAACGAACTTGCTCCATTGAAAACTCAGCGACCTGATTTGGAACTTCTTCTGCGATAA
- a CDS encoding helicase HerA domain-containing protein, whose translation MTDQPYEKLGAFYLGKEYDLPTGSLTDNLVLYDSKDLTTHAVCVGMTGSGKTGLCLSLLEEAAIDDIPVIAIDPKGDLGNLLLNFPDLKPADFRPWIEESEAVRKGKTPDEYARATADLWKKGLADWQQDADRIARLRDAVDMAIYTPGSSAGLPISVLKSFDAPSDAVLNDSDALRDRILSAVSGLLALLKIDADPINSREHILISNLLNQAWKEKRNLSVASLIQEIQAPPFDKIGFLDLETFYPAKDRMALSLQLNNLLASPGFEAWMQGEALNIANLLTTRAGKPRISILSIAHLSDSERMFFVTVLLNEVLAWVRSQSGTSSLRAILYMDEVYGYFPPTANPPSKTPMLTLLKQARAFGLGVVLSTQNPVDLDYKGLSNTGTWFIGRLQTERDKARVLDGLESASGTAGSQFHRQQMEAILSDLGSRVFLLHNVHEDAPVVFHTRWALSYLRGPLTRTQIQTLMDPRKQALADETLTTVTSAPSTAEPTTAAEPDQPPLIPPDIKQRVFRASSMLPQGSRLVYRPGVLGLAKLRYADAKSKFDLWQDVALLISLTGDVPESLWEEATPIPVGDLDYQDQPADQARFAGVDTALTRNKKYTTWEKDLKNYLYQERPLKLWFSADPKLYSDPDETEADFRARLKLLLREERDLQIEKLRAKYASKLETIQNRIRTAEERVAREESQYSDKKMSSFLSIGTTIFGAIMGRKIASATNVRKASTAARSVGRAAKEYDDIERAQEALKVQQQKYEELEAEFQQELDELEAPIRPEDLEIEEYLVRPRKSDLMINEVALTWLPWSVDEATGISEPLYRREDVR comes from the coding sequence ATGACTGACCAACCCTATGAGAAACTAGGCGCCTTCTACCTCGGTAAAGAATACGATCTCCCCACCGGGTCGCTCACCGACAACCTCGTCCTCTACGACAGCAAAGACCTCACGACCCACGCGGTCTGTGTCGGCATGACGGGCAGTGGCAAGACGGGCCTCTGTCTCTCGCTGCTCGAAGAAGCCGCCATCGACGACATTCCCGTGATCGCCATCGACCCCAAGGGGGACCTCGGCAACCTGCTGCTCAACTTCCCCGATCTGAAACCAGCCGACTTCCGTCCCTGGATTGAAGAAAGCGAAGCGGTCCGCAAGGGAAAGACACCCGATGAATACGCCCGCGCAACCGCAGACCTCTGGAAGAAAGGCCTCGCCGACTGGCAGCAGGACGCCGACCGCATCGCCCGGCTCCGTGACGCTGTCGACATGGCCATCTACACCCCGGGCAGCAGCGCTGGCCTGCCCATCTCGGTCCTCAAATCGTTTGACGCCCCCAGCGATGCGGTCCTCAACGACAGCGACGCCCTGCGGGATCGGATCCTCTCCGCCGTCTCCGGACTGCTGGCCCTGCTCAAAATCGATGCCGACCCGATCAACAGCCGCGAACATATTCTGATCTCCAATCTGCTCAACCAGGCCTGGAAAGAGAAACGCAACCTCTCGGTCGCCAGCCTGATCCAGGAAATCCAGGCGCCCCCGTTCGACAAGATCGGCTTCCTCGACCTGGAAACCTTCTACCCCGCCAAAGACCGGATGGCCCTCTCTCTGCAGTTGAACAACCTGCTCGCCTCCCCCGGCTTCGAGGCCTGGATGCAGGGCGAAGCACTCAACATCGCCAACCTGCTGACGACCCGCGCAGGCAAGCCACGCATCTCGATCCTCTCCATCGCCCACCTCTCGGATTCCGAGCGGATGTTCTTCGTCACCGTCCTGCTCAACGAAGTCCTGGCCTGGGTCCGCAGCCAGTCGGGAACGTCCAGCCTCCGCGCCATCCTCTACATGGACGAAGTCTACGGCTACTTCCCCCCGACCGCGAATCCCCCTTCCAAAACGCCCATGCTGACCCTGCTCAAACAGGCCCGCGCCTTTGGACTGGGCGTCGTCCTCTCTACCCAGAACCCCGTCGACCTCGACTACAAAGGGCTCTCCAATACAGGCACCTGGTTCATCGGTCGTCTGCAGACCGAGCGAGACAAGGCCCGCGTGCTGGACGGCCTGGAAAGCGCATCGGGAACCGCAGGCAGCCAGTTCCACCGTCAGCAGATGGAAGCCATCCTCTCCGACCTCGGTAGCCGCGTCTTCCTGCTGCACAACGTTCATGAAGATGCCCCTGTCGTCTTCCACACCCGCTGGGCCCTCTCGTACCTCCGTGGCCCCCTGACACGCACACAGATCCAGACCCTCATGGATCCCCGCAAGCAGGCGCTCGCCGACGAAACCCTAACCACGGTCACCAGCGCCCCGAGCACCGCCGAACCCACAACCGCAGCCGAGCCCGATCAGCCACCGTTGATCCCCCCCGACATCAAACAACGCGTCTTCCGTGCCTCCAGCATGCTCCCCCAGGGGAGCAGACTGGTCTACCGGCCTGGCGTGCTCGGCCTGGCGAAGCTCCGCTATGCCGATGCCAAATCGAAATTCGACCTCTGGCAGGATGTCGCTCTGTTGATCTCCCTCACCGGCGATGTCCCCGAGAGCCTCTGGGAAGAGGCCACCCCCATCCCCGTCGGCGATCTCGACTACCAGGACCAGCCCGCAGACCAGGCCCGTTTCGCCGGCGTCGACACCGCTCTGACTCGCAACAAAAAATACACCACCTGGGAAAAAGATCTGAAGAACTACCTCTACCAGGAACGTCCGCTGAAACTCTGGTTCAGCGCCGATCCCAAACTCTACTCCGATCCGGACGAAACCGAAGCCGACTTCCGCGCCCGGCTCAAACTACTCCTGCGCGAAGAACGCGATCTGCAGATCGAAAAACTCCGCGCGAAATACGCTTCCAAACTCGAGACCATCCAGAATCGCATTCGCACTGCAGAAGAACGCGTTGCCCGCGAAGAGTCCCAGTACAGCGACAAAAAAATGAGCTCCTTCCTCTCCATTGGCACCACCATCTTTGGTGCCATCATGGGTCGTAAAATCGCCAGCGCGACGAACGTCCGCAAAGCCTCCACCGCGGCCCGCAGCGTCGGTCGCGCCGCTAAGGAATACGACGACATCGAACGTGCCCAGGAAGCCCTCAAAGTCCAGCAGCAGAAATACGAGGAGCTCGAAGCCGAGTTCCAGCAGGAACTGGATGAGCTCGAAGCCCCCATCCGTCCCGAGGACCTCGAAATCGAAGAGTACCTCGTCCGCCCCCGCAAATCCGACCTGATGATCAACGAAGTCGCCTTGACCTGGCTCCCCTGGTCCGTCGACGAAGCCACCGGCATCAGCGAACCCCTCTACCGACGGGAAGACGTCCGTTAG